A single window of Streptomyces aquilus DNA harbors:
- a CDS encoding cation-translocating P-type ATPase, with protein MAGRLAASAPPGHARAAVAAAPPLGDSGTPVQQMRLDEVFGAFGTSPRGLSSQEADARRERYGPNELPQPRRKGLWRRFAAQFTDLFALVLLAASALTFLAYGLQDPRDVGNLQLAFAILGVVVLNAVIGFFQEYSAERTSQTLQAMVPHTSRVLRDGERLELPSGALVPGDLVVLEAGDAVSADCRVVEAHSLSVNNAPLTGESAAVGRVSDPTGTTTALESRNCVFMGTTVVAGSGKAVVHATGAATEFGRIFRLTDQAPQQRTPLQREVAVMARRVAALAVAIGAGMFALRLQTGQPLVSAFVFALGVMVALVPEGLPATLSVSLAIGVRRMARRQALVKRLLAVEALGSTTVICTDKTGTLTQAEMTVTQVWSEGAWHAVSGVGYAPVGEVADAQAVRDLLRTAVLCTDARLVPPSDAESWRVLGDTTEGALLVAAAKAGLDPAAEKDAAPRIGEFPFDPVRKLMSTVHRTAEGDVLCVKGAPQELLARCTHLRANEVEQPLTGELRKSVADANDTMAGRGLRVLGVAVRPVDAVPGSMEQAESGLTFLGLLGMLDPPRPEVSEAVRACRRAGIRIVMLTGDHPLTAEAIARRVGIVTGPSPTVVTGSRLNAMNAAALDALLAADGQLLLCRVSPEHKMRVVAALQERGEVVAVTGDGANDAPALKHADIGVSMGAGGTDVAREASVMVLLDDSFASITAAVELGRSVYRNIRKFLAYLFSHNIAELAPILAAAFAGFPLVPLTAVQILAIDLGSDVLPALALGAEPPEADTMERPPRSRRERLFSAELVRRFLFLGAVMSLGVCAVFFWQVHRSGIPYADFTADDPAYRKAITLTQAAIVVGQFFNALAVRTDRQSIFAAGLFSNPRLIAAGCFGIGLMAAISYAPPLQEVFHTAPLALADWAVLTAFGVLLLAAEEARKWWVRRTPATIEKAAVEKEKEATP; from the coding sequence ATGGCAGGCCGTCTCGCCGCGAGCGCTCCGCCCGGGCATGCCCGAGCGGCGGTGGCCGCGGCCCCGCCCCTCGGCGATTCGGGCACACCGGTACAGCAGATGCGCCTGGACGAGGTGTTCGGCGCGTTCGGCACCTCACCGCGTGGGCTGTCCTCCCAGGAAGCGGACGCACGCCGGGAACGATACGGCCCCAACGAACTGCCGCAGCCCCGCCGCAAGGGTCTGTGGCGGCGCTTCGCGGCCCAGTTCACCGACCTGTTCGCCCTCGTCCTGCTCGCCGCCTCGGCCCTGACGTTCCTCGCCTACGGCCTGCAGGACCCGCGCGACGTCGGGAACCTGCAACTGGCCTTCGCGATCCTGGGCGTCGTGGTGCTCAACGCGGTGATCGGCTTCTTCCAGGAGTACTCGGCCGAGCGCACCTCCCAGACACTGCAGGCGATGGTGCCCCACACCAGCCGGGTACTACGGGACGGGGAGCGGCTGGAGCTGCCGTCGGGTGCGCTGGTGCCTGGTGATCTCGTCGTGCTGGAGGCCGGGGACGCGGTGTCCGCGGACTGCCGGGTCGTCGAGGCCCACAGCCTCTCGGTGAACAACGCGCCGCTGACCGGGGAGAGCGCGGCCGTCGGCCGGGTGTCCGACCCGACCGGGACCACCACCGCGCTGGAGTCCCGCAACTGCGTCTTCATGGGTACCACGGTGGTCGCCGGTTCCGGCAAGGCCGTCGTCCACGCCACCGGCGCGGCCACGGAGTTCGGCCGGATCTTCCGGCTCACCGACCAGGCGCCGCAGCAGAGGACGCCGCTGCAGCGCGAGGTGGCCGTGATGGCGCGACGGGTCGCCGCGCTGGCCGTCGCAATCGGCGCGGGCATGTTCGCACTGCGCCTGCAGACCGGTCAGCCCCTGGTGTCGGCCTTCGTCTTCGCGCTCGGAGTGATGGTCGCGCTGGTGCCCGAGGGGCTGCCCGCGACGCTGTCGGTGTCACTGGCCATCGGCGTACGGCGGATGGCCCGTCGGCAGGCCCTGGTCAAGCGGCTGCTCGCGGTGGAGGCCCTGGGCTCCACCACCGTCATCTGTACGGACAAGACCGGCACGCTCACCCAGGCCGAGATGACCGTCACCCAGGTCTGGAGCGAGGGGGCGTGGCACGCCGTCTCCGGCGTGGGATACGCCCCGGTCGGCGAGGTGGCCGACGCGCAGGCCGTCCGTGACCTGCTGCGCACCGCGGTGCTGTGCACGGACGCCCGGCTGGTGCCGCCCTCCGACGCCGAGAGCTGGCGGGTGCTCGGTGACACCACGGAGGGTGCCCTGCTCGTCGCGGCGGCCAAGGCCGGCCTGGACCCGGCCGCGGAGAAGGACGCGGCCCCGCGGATCGGGGAGTTCCCGTTCGATCCCGTGCGCAAGTTGATGAGCACCGTCCACCGGACGGCCGAAGGAGACGTGCTGTGCGTGAAGGGCGCACCGCAGGAGCTGCTCGCCCGGTGCACCCACCTTCGCGCGAACGAGGTCGAGCAGCCACTCACCGGGGAGCTGCGGAAGAGTGTCGCCGACGCCAACGACACCATGGCCGGCCGAGGGCTGCGCGTCCTGGGCGTCGCGGTGCGTCCGGTGGACGCGGTGCCGGGCAGCATGGAGCAGGCCGAATCCGGTCTGACCTTCCTCGGCCTGCTCGGCATGCTCGACCCGCCCAGGCCCGAGGTCTCCGAGGCGGTACGGGCCTGTCGCCGGGCCGGCATCCGGATCGTGATGCTGACCGGGGACCACCCGCTGACGGCAGAGGCGATCGCCCGCCGGGTCGGCATCGTCACCGGCCCCTCCCCCACCGTGGTGACCGGCTCCCGGCTCAACGCCATGAACGCGGCCGCGCTCGACGCGCTGCTCGCGGCCGACGGGCAGCTGCTGCTGTGCCGGGTCAGCCCGGAGCACAAGATGCGTGTCGTCGCGGCCCTGCAGGAGCGCGGAGAGGTCGTCGCGGTCACCGGGGACGGGGCCAACGACGCACCCGCGCTCAAACACGCCGACATCGGTGTGTCCATGGGAGCGGGCGGTACGGACGTCGCCCGTGAGGCCTCCGTGATGGTGCTGCTCGACGACTCCTTCGCCTCCATCACCGCCGCGGTGGAGCTCGGCCGGTCGGTCTACCGCAACATCCGTAAGTTCCTCGCCTACCTCTTCAGCCACAACATCGCCGAACTCGCCCCGATCCTCGCCGCGGCCTTCGCCGGCTTCCCGTTGGTGCCGCTGACCGCGGTGCAGATCCTCGCCATCGACCTCGGCTCCGATGTGCTGCCCGCGCTGGCGCTCGGCGCCGAGCCGCCCGAGGCCGACACCATGGAGCGTCCGCCCCGCTCCCGCCGCGAACGGCTGTTCTCCGCCGAGCTCGTGCGCCGGTTCCTCTTCCTGGGAGCCGTGATGTCCCTCGGGGTGTGCGCGGTCTTCTTCTGGCAGGTGCACCGCTCCGGGATTCCGTACGCCGACTTCACCGCCGACGATCCGGCCTACCGCAAGGCCATCACCCTCACCCAGGCCGCGATCGTGGTGGGCCAGTTCTTCAACGCCCTGGCCGTACGCACCGACCGGCAGAGCATCTTCGCCGCCGGGCTGTTCTCCAACCCCCGGCTCATCGCGGCCGGCTGCTTCGGCATCGGCCTGATGGCCGCCATCAGCTACGCACCCCCCTTGCAGGAGGTGTTCCACACGGCCCCCCTCGCACTCGCCGACTGGGCGGTCCTGACCGCCTTCGGCGTACTGCTGCTGGCCGCGGAGGAGGCCCGCAAGTGGTGGGTGCGCCGCACCCCGGCCACCATCGAGAAGGCCGCCGTCGAGAAGGAGAAGGAGGCAACACCATGA
- a CDS encoding potassium channel family protein, producing the protein MKVIVAGAGRLGTQVAHVLSAARNQVTLIDQDDSRIDALHGRVPADLRIGDACEPGVLEDAGAHTADLVVATTGEDEDNLVISLLAKRQFKVARVIARVNDDENTWLFTSHWGVDTAVPAAAPLVSLIEEATSATDTVALLRLSKAGVNVIETTITPQSRAAGRTLTELAVPAGIVVTTVVRDGDPVAPAPDLRLREGDELLVVSHTATESEVHAVFQ; encoded by the coding sequence ATGAAGGTCATCGTCGCCGGAGCCGGACGCCTCGGCACCCAGGTCGCCCACGTCCTGAGCGCCGCCCGCAACCAGGTCACCCTCATCGACCAGGACGACAGCCGCATCGACGCGCTGCACGGCCGCGTCCCCGCCGATCTGCGCATCGGCGACGCCTGCGAACCCGGCGTCCTGGAGGACGCGGGCGCCCACACCGCCGACCTCGTCGTCGCCACCACCGGCGAGGACGAGGACAACCTCGTGATCAGTCTGCTCGCCAAACGCCAGTTCAAGGTCGCCCGCGTCATCGCCCGCGTCAACGACGACGAGAACACCTGGCTGTTCACCTCTCACTGGGGCGTCGACACCGCGGTGCCGGCCGCCGCGCCCCTCGTCTCCCTCATCGAGGAGGCGACCAGCGCCACCGACACCGTCGCCCTGCTGCGTCTGAGCAAGGCGGGAGTCAATGTGATCGAGACGACCATCACCCCTCAGTCCCGTGCCGCGGGCCGCACCCTCACGGAACTCGCCGTCCCTGCGGGCATCGTGGTCACCACCGTCGTCCGCGACGGGGACCCCGTGGCCCCGGCCCCGGACCTGCGGCTACGGGAGGGCGACGAACTCCTCGTCGTGTCCCACACGGCCACCGAGAGCGAGGTCCACGCCGTCTTCCAGTGA
- a CDS encoding potassium channel family protein gives MRVIVVGCGRVGSALAAQLAGEDHDVRIIDRNPKTRRLLPADFSGQVLHGNGFSRTLLESAGIELADAFVAVTSGDNTNIVSARTAKETYRVPIVLARIYDPRRADIYRGLGIPTITSVRWTVHQLHQLLLHRHLTPELDFGNGETLLLRSRLPAYLTGRHLGELEVDGEIRIVEVTRGGRSFLPTHHTPAEVDDLVTFAVAADALGRLRGFLDKELGT, from the coding sequence ATGAGAGTCATCGTGGTGGGCTGCGGCCGGGTCGGTTCCGCGCTCGCCGCACAGCTCGCGGGCGAAGACCACGACGTCCGCATCATCGACCGCAACCCGAAGACCCGACGCCTGCTGCCCGCCGACTTCTCGGGCCAGGTCCTGCACGGCAACGGCTTCAGCCGCACGCTGCTGGAGTCCGCCGGCATCGAACTCGCCGACGCGTTCGTCGCCGTGACCTCCGGTGACAACACCAACATCGTCAGCGCCCGCACGGCGAAGGAGACCTACCGGGTGCCGATCGTGCTGGCCCGCATCTACGACCCCCGGCGCGCCGACATCTACCGCGGCCTCGGCATCCCCACCATCACCAGCGTCCGTTGGACCGTGCACCAGCTGCACCAGCTGCTGCTGCACCGCCATCTCACCCCGGAACTCGACTTCGGCAACGGGGAAACCCTGCTGCTCCGCTCCCGGCTGCCCGCCTACCTCACCGGGCGGCACCTCGGCGAGCTGGAGGTCGACGGCGAGATCCGGATCGTCGAAGTGACCCGCGGTGGCCGGTCGTTCCTGCCCACGCACCACACACCCGCCGAGGTGGACGACCTCGTCACCTTCGCCGTCGCCGCGGACGCCCTCGGCCGGCTGCGCGGCTTCCTAGACAAGGAGCTCGGCACATGA